The following are from one region of the Mauremys reevesii isolate NIE-2019 linkage group 2, ASM1616193v1, whole genome shotgun sequence genome:
- the LOC120398820 gene encoding major prion protein homolog, with the protein MGRYRITCWIVILFVVMWSDVSLSKKGKGKGRGGGNTGSNPGYPSNPGYPNNPGYPRNPSYPHNPAYPPNPAYPPNPVHPPNPGYPRNPSYPHNPGYPGGGGQHYNPAGGGTNFKNQKPWKPDKPKTNMKAMAGAAAAGAVVGGLGGYALGSAMSGMRMNFDRPDERQWWNENSNRYPNRVYYKEYNDRSVPEGRFVRDCVNITVTQYNIDPNENQNVTQVEARVMKHVIQEMCLEQYQQYQLASGVKLLSDPSLMLIIMLVIFFVMH; encoded by the coding sequence ATGGGGAGGTACCGGATAACCTGCTGGATAGTCATCCTTTTTGTTGTGATGTGGAGCGACGTTTCCCTTTCCAAAAAAGGAAAGGGTAAAGGTAGAGGCGGTGGGAACACAGGAAGCAATCCTGGCTATCCCAGCAACCCTGGCTATCCCAACAACCCTGGCTATCCCAGAAACCCTAGCTACCCCCATAATCCTGCCTACCCCCCCAATCCTGCCTACCCCCCCAATCCCGTCCACCCCCCCAATCCCGGCTATCCCAGGAACCCTAGCTACCCCCACAATCCCGGCTACCCTGGTGGTGGTGGGCAGCACTACAACCCAGCTGGTGGCGGAACAAACTTCAAAAACCAGAAGCCCTGGAAGCCTGATAAACCCAAAACCAACATGAAAGccatggcaggagcagcagcggcAGGCGCCGTGGTGGGTGGCCTAGGTGGCTACGCCCTGGGAAGTGCAATGTCAGGAATGCGCATGAATTTTGACCGTCCTGATGAGCGCCAGTGGTGGAACGAAAACTCCAATCGCTATCCCAACAGAGTGTACTACAAGGAATACAACGACCGCTCCGTTCCAGAGGGAAGGTTTGTGCGGGATTGTGTGAATATCACAGTGACCCAATACAACATTGATCCCAATGAAAATCAAAATGTGACCCAGGTAGAAGCCAGAGTCATGAAGCACGTGATACAGGAGATGTGCCTGGAGCAATATCAGCAATACCAGCTGGCCTCTGGTGTCAAACTACTCTCTGACCCCTCGCTCATGCTGATCATCATGCTTGTCATTTTTTTTGTAATGCATTAA